The genomic region aaaaaagtACTTTGTTGCTCCTTCCCAtctcaaataataatttacaccgaattttgtaaataaatCAGGCTAAATCATGGGAAATATCGTCCCTTTCACTATTTATAAGGCATACATGATATAGTGTTAAATAACATCATAACACACaaataacaattattaGTCAAATTCagttaaattttaaaattttgataatttataaaaaatttttaacatttaaaaatgtaataattattagagAATCCTGAATTTTACGCCATTTTTGTGTAATAGCTAAAGAGTTATcacaaattttaaaaaataaacaaattaaccTAATAATCCACaatgtttttattaaattaattgttctttaaataaattgaattaataaCCATTTGTTAGCTTTGATTTGATATCCTACTATATTGAAGTTAATTAACCcatacatttattttatattcattagattttttaataaattttaatataattttattttaattgatttattgtataattttcacaaatattttaatgatttatcACAAGATCAAACtaaattacaatatttGATTAATGTACATAATAacagttaatttaattactttaaaacttgaatataaattaggAAGAAACTGATTTAAATGAAGAAGGTTAAGAAGACTAAGCCTTCTAAGGCTAAAGGTCATTCAAAGCaaaaaaatgttaaattcGCAGATTACGACGAGGAAATATCAGAAGATGATATAGATATCGATGATTTcccaaataataataatgtaaaaaataataaaactggtaaaaagaataaaaaacaCGAATGTGGTGAATTATGGCATTATATTTACGATAATGAATCTGATAATGAAGATAACgataatgatttaattgATAGTCAAgataaagaaaatgaaaaggatattgaaaatgatgAGGATGGTGATAAAGTTGATAGAAACGGAGTTATGTATGATAGACTAGAAGATAGTGTTGATATTTCAGGTAATTTGCTTGATTTCGACCAGGTTGAGGAGTTGAGCTCTTCATATGACTGGATCACTAAGTCGAGAGAATCAAATGAGCAGTACAAGGCCCTgataaaaaaattcaaGCAAATCGACAAAGAGGTGCCTCAAATACTGACATCAGAATCGCAGTCGAGACTGAAGAGGATTGAGAGAAAAGCTCAATACGAGTCAACGAAACGATTTTTAACTAAGAAATGGGCGCCAATAGTGAAAGAAATTAGGAAGAGTGACAATATAGTATATGGTTCAGAACATCGTTCAGAACCTACAGTTAGTACAATTTGTACAAATTTTGCGCCTGAAACTGAGCTTGAAAAGGAATTAAACAGTGTAGGAGATGAATTGGAAACTAAGATGGACAATACAGCACTAGTAAGAGCTATAATTAGTAGAGAACAGAAGAAAAACAAACGTATTAACCGAATTAAGAGTAAGAGATGGCATAAAAGGCAGAAGCAGAGAGACTTGCAAATGGCAGCTAAGCTTTTGGGTAAAATAGATGATCCTGAACTAGCTACTGAGATCAAAAATACATTTGAGCGTAAAAGAGCAGAGAAAAGGATTTTGAGGAAGAAAGAAGCCCAGAGCAAGTGGGCTAAAATGGCCTTAAGATATGGTGGAAAAGATTTATTACCACTGATAACATCACAAcaaaatgatttaaaacaaaattatgaTTTAATAGATCAAACGattaaagaaaatgaagatgatTCTTCAGATCAAAACGATGACGATAGTGTTGAAGGAGATGATGATCACAGTGTTGATAATGAGAATGAGGATAGTGTTAATAGTAAACTAAATGTTATATTAGATTCCACAGGTAACAATTTAAGTATTCAAGTTTAGTTAAATAGTACTACTGTACAGTTCATTTGTATAATTGTTTAGTGCCAATACCGAATAAAGGattgtttaatttaacatttatgaaaaatgCTATACAAAATCAAAGAGAACAACttaataatgaagatgaaAGTGTTGGAGATTCGGATCAGGAGGATAAAGATTCTGAGGTTAAGTCTGATGATGAATTggattataaaatattggTAAATAACGAAGGAATTGAAGTAGATGAacaaattaacaaattcaaCAACCTTAAAAAGGATAAAgatattagtaatattaaactGGAAGAAATTTATGATAAAGAAGAGTTGGAAAGGGAAGAAAAGGAACTGATGAAGATTAGTTATAAGGACCAATTTGATTCATTCAAACTTGATCAAGATAAGACAAGCGAAACAATTAGATCAGTTGGATACACTCGGGCGAATTTTACCTCACCTCTAAATAATACAAGCAATATACCTGCCGAGAATAACAGACCTGAAACCACTAACATAGTCGATAAGAATTTGAATAAGAAGTTGAATGTCGCAAAACGTTCAAATAATACATCTAAGGAAATAAGTGTAGATAAGTGTGTAGATAAATTAGGAAAAGATAATGAACTGGATAACTTGGTAAGTAGTACAATCCCATATTATATGTAGATTAATGAATTGAAAGttgatgaaaatgaaaagaaTAAAGAATTTGTGAAACAAATGTTCATTACAAGGCCTGATGAAGAGGATTATTTAGAAGAcgaagaagatgaagagGAGAAAAAGAAAGTAACTAATATGGCAGGTTGGGGTTCATGGACTGGTCATAACATAATTAACGGtgataataaatctaataatactGAGAATAATGAGAGTAAGGTGAAAAAGAAAAGTAGAGTTAAGATAAATACTAAAAAAGATCCGAAATTAAGTAAATACTATATACACAAGGTATGTTATAATTAGATATATAAACACATTATGataattgtgtaaaatatttgtagTTGGAGCATCCTTATACTAGTCgtaatgaatataattcTAATATGGAAATACCAATTGGTCCAGAATGGAATACACTTAATATGCATCAAAAACTGATTAAACCCAAAGTATGTTTTTACACatctataaattttccatttatttatacaaaattgttgtataattataatataatgtataGAAAATGGTAAAAATTGGATCTGTGATTATGCCATTGGGATTGGGTAATAAACATAAACAACTATTAAACAGTTTcagaaaaaatattatcaaaaacCGAACTCATGCTAGATTATAATGttttacaaaataacataatatattagtatttatttgttatatGGAAGTGTAATTGAGTATGATTCTAAGGCGACAAATACCTCCATGGGAGATTAGTAGTAGGAATACATATCGCAAATggaaaaataataaaacaaatggACATTTTAAACTGTTTTTAAACTCTTTTAAGTCATTCAACAACTGTGTTAATACAACACAAATTACGGCAATTTCAGGtaaaaactaattttattaattgatattagaaaaaaattgtataaatgAGTTGAAAAGAGGAATAAGTGTAAATTTGGAAGAAGTATGTATAAGATTACAGCAATTGTCAAATCCGGTCAATTTTGGAAAGAAAAACATAAATCAACTATTAACAcagttaataaataaagttgatgaagtaatttcatatatttCAGTGGATTCCttgtttaaatttcttGTATCATATTCAAAAGTGGTAAATTCACTggtgtatataaataatgacTCACACATTTTGGTAAAAAATGGATTAAAAATAAGTAATATTGGATTATTCAAGAAATTGTTTAATGTTTTGCAAACTGAAAagtttgaaattaataggcataatataatacagCTGATTGATTCGTATGTAAGATTATGTGTAGGATATTCACAGGATTCTGAAAcattttgtaatatatacaaaagGTCAGTGAATTTGATAGTTTCAGGTAAAATAAAGATTTCACAGCCtgattttgataaattattgttattatttgaCCGCATGGGTCTTTATGATAGAGCTTTCATTGAGTTTTACAGTAGAGTGTTGTGTAAATATTTCGATAATTTTACACAGGACCAGTTTGGGAACTTTTGCCGTTACTTATCCAAACTGCCGTATGTACAAAAGAAGCCCATTATAACACACATTAACACACTTAGTAGTAATAATGGTATGAACAGTAGTAATAATGTTGATGGGTTTAAGTGTGTAAAGAAATTGCCATACAGTTATGTAATCAGATTACTAAATAGAAGAAATTATGATTATAAAGTAAAGATTGATTACTCGACAAGCATAAGTACGGATAGAGAAAGAGAAGTATTGAAGGATTGGGACTTTAGAAACAGCAAGTTTGTTAAGTTTCTGGACAAGAAGTTGCCATACTGTCTACACCAATTCACATATTATAACCTAATTGATGTGGCTGAGATGTATTATGTATATGGGATTAAATCTGAAATATTGCCTAGATTCGCTTCAGAAATATggaaatatttatatacactCAAATACGGTTATACAATCAAGGCACTCATTGTATGCACTAGACACTTTTACACACTATtatttagaatattatatacagtTGTAATGATTTTTGTAGGTACTAGGAAATTTAGGATTAGGAGATGGATTAACCTATGGAAGATTAATTAGGAATATACCATCCAGTTTAGCTTTTAATTGGCCTCCAGAACTAATTGCTGAAGCTCTTATTACCTGCGGTTCTCTTAACATACAAAGTAATTCTTCAGTtattttagtataaaattattatttagtgtTTAATTATAGTGGTATATATATTGCAGATCTATCCTTGTATAACAAATTATCGCAATATTTGGAGAGGAGAGTTATGTACTTTAAGGATCCAAAGTTGATATGCAGGATATTTGAGGCGTTAAGTATCGCCAAAGTACCTCAATATGGActatattatcaattacTTACACTTTTGGAATCATTCCCAAATTGGCTACATCTTAAAcatataatacaaatttcAAAGTCTCACAAACagatatatatttataaagaTATAgatatatagtaataatatgtgTTTAGAAGTACTATGTTGGTTGGTATGTTTGAGAAGAGATTATTTCGAGTATTAATATCAAAGTTGGATGAGGTAAAGGAATGTTCCGTCTCAGAGATTGTACCGATAATAGTCTTATCGAAGGAAATTGTAATGGATTCAGAAGACTCCAAAAACTTTTATGCTTTTATTTTAAGATACATTAGCGGTATTAATGGCAGTGTTGAGCTCGAATTGGACGAGTTGATGGATTTGTTAAATGGATTAGTAACAATACAGGTTAAAACTAAAGAAATTGAACAAATTATACTTAAAACCATTgggaataataataaaaggGTGGGAAGATTGGAAACTCATCATTTGTTGAGGTTAATTGAGTATATGAGTATACTTGGGAAAGTAGAGAGTAAGGAATTATTGTCAGTAATAACTGGATTTGTGAGTGAAGATTTACAAAAGTTTAATGAGTCTGAAGTTTCAACTTTAATTTGGGATTTAATAGCAATTGGAGTAGaattaaatgatgaaaCTCTGTTAAAAGTAGTTAAAAGATTCAATCAACTTAGACCAATGAATAACAAAACACATTTACTAACAGTAACACATCTAACTATataaacaataatattagttatataaatgaatgAATATGTAATAGGTGGTGAGTATGTTAGTAAGAATGAGTGAGATGAATGATAAGGTGTGGAAGGACTTTTTGAAGATTGTTGAGGGATATAAAGACTTTTCCTGGTCAAAAAGTcaagaaaatattaatattattaaatcagTAGCAAACACAATTAAAGACTCTGAAACTTTTGTAAAACAGTTTCCGTACACAATTGATATCACAGCTCTTTACTCTAATATAGACTCCATTAACATACCCAAAGCCATTAAACCATTAAACAATTATGAAAAAGAGGAGAATTTAATAACTAAATCTAATGATTGTCGAAATGATATGGCcttgttttattataattctGATGAGAATCCgtttatattacatttaaaCCCAGATGGTACACATGAACATTATTTCAACTTCTATTGTCAAACAAggtaaaaaataactaaataaatttgtttaggaagaaaatattacaaaatcTGGGATGGAAGGATACACTCATTTTTACACccaataaataatatactaaataactagttttatttaaatattgtttGTAATGTGGATAGTTTCTTTTATTTGGTGtgatttttaaatttttcaagtttttaaaattttttacttcATTAACATATTTCTTCCAGTTCTTACTATCAATGAAAGTATGGTGTATATTTAACAATATTGTTGATAAAATAGGGGAAAATGTGGATTGATAGGTTTTATGAGAAGTATAGGTATAGAACGTCTGAAATAGAATTTCCTTCGGTTGAAAAGCCCAAGAAGGAGTTCGAGTGTGACTTTGATCGTctttgtaaaatattacctactaattattttgaCCTTAATTTGTACAAAGAAGAGCCTGTAGATGAAGCTTTTATGAAAAGGGTTGGAATTTTTAGCATTTCACTCGCTATCATATTCCTTTCTCTAACTCTTTATATGCTTTATCATTGTATGAAGGCTTCCTGTTCCGATTGCTTATTAAATCTACACAAATTTCAATGTCATTCTTGTAAATCTTATTCCatagaatttattaataaggTTACTTCTGTTGATTTTAGTAATTTGGTGGTCCCATACAAGTTATTGGTATATTTAAGATATTCCGACAACAACACTTGTAGTCCTGTGTATTGtgtttataataatatttggaaAACCCAGACTCATTATGAAAAGTGTTATTactcaaatttaatatttaatacaattgttttgtttttattattatatttagcACATTCCCTGGCAATGGTGTCATTTAAACACTCTCTGCCCGCAGTGGTTTCTAACcaataatttcattaaatcattatatattatttataataaatcgTTAATCTACGTAAATCAGTTGTAAACAAttgtttgaaatttttattggTAATTTTGCTAGCCATCTTTAACCAGTAACACACTGAATTCCACCATGTCATTCCGTCTGTTGGCCATTCGGAAGGGTCGTGCCTTTTATATTCAGTTATATAACCTATGCTATAGAAGGCCAGAAAGACCATTAATAGTGCTCCCACCCACTGGGTTGGAAGGAGAACCCATGTAACTCCATTATTACACACCAATCCTGGAAATCCAGTCGCCAACATGATCTCAtgacacatataaaatattatggTTAGAAATGTAGACATTTTAGGTTGATTAACAATGGATCTGGATATATTGGAATCTCTATAGTgaattgaatatataaaaataacagCTAGGATGATCTGAAGTGGAGCCAGGATATCAAAGAAGTGCCACAACCAACCATAAACAGTAGGTTCATTCTCGTCGCATTCTCCTTGTGCGTATGTTTTGTCTACGTGGAGTTGGTATTGTTTCCATCCACCAAAACCCATCTTACTTGGTGAGTGGAATACGAATTTGGTTTTGGGTGACCAGTTTGGAGCGTATTTAGTAGTGAATGCGAATATCAGTGGTGGAAATGTTGTCAGTATTAGAAGAACCATttcaatcttatcaatGAGATGAAATGGTACAATCATACCAGGTGCAATACCAGGATAAATAGAGTAGACCAATCCCATACCAACGAGAACCAACAGTACAGGTGATGTGACTTCCTTGTTGGGACTATCACGTGACGCCTTTGGAGCCCTATACTGCCAGAAAGCTATGGTCCATAACACAGAGGCTACAAGCGCTATTGCGATTGAGATTGAGATATCTATGAGAACTACAAGGTAGTCAGAATTATATTTCCTACGGTTACCAAATATAGATGTAGCAAAATATAGTATTAGTGAGGTGACCATTGGAAATGAATTTTCACCAGCCATATAGAATGCAAGATATCTATAATCTACAGCATAGACAAGGACCATGTTAATTCCAAATACAAATCCGGATATGGCCATAATCCAGTAATAACAAGTAAGATGACCTTGATCACCACCAGTGACataaattatcaacaatATTACAAATGTAAGAAAGTTTAACCAATTTGTAATTATGGAGGGAATAACAATCCAATACCACTTAGAGACCTTAGTACCGTCAGAAACATCAGAATCTTTCTTACCAGCGTCTTTGTCTCTAAAATAGTTGATGTAGACTTGTTCCATGATGTTACCAATGGTCATACTAGGTAAACACCAAAGTTCCAAAGCACTTGAAGTAGTCCTAACGAAGACACTAAAGAGATTTTCAGGAAGTTTGAACCTCAACAAGGCAAATGGTGCAGCACTGTATGAAAGCCTAATATTAAGCATCATAGCAAGACCAGCAAACATATACGCAGCAGTCTGAAGATCTCCTGTAGAGAATCCATGATCTTGCTCATACTTCTTCTCAGTCTGAACAGTCATTATTGCTATTTAGTGATAGTGATAGTGACTGAACTATTTCAGTCCAGTGGTGGTTGAGTGTTAAGTACTTAACTATAATCCTTTAGATTGTGAATGGTCCCTTATGgtatattacaaaaatattacttaaaatcacagtatccatcagaacaaacattaaacttTATCATAATAAACCATGAGGGCAAAACCAAACACCCAATTAGATAATCTGcaaataatgtaaaatatataacaaattccATTTAGTCATACATTCTATTGGCCAATGTGCAGGATCATgacttttatattctataatgtATCCTTCTGAATAAAATGCTAAGAAGATCATAAATAGGGCGCCCACATACTGCGCTGGTAGTACAACGTATGTACCTCCATTATTAGCAATCACACCAGCGAATCCCAAAGCCAACAGAATCTCATGACACATATAGAATGTAATAGATAGGGCAGTGGACATCTTAGGTTGATTAATGATAGATCTAGATATATTGGAGTCTCTGTAATGGAGTGAGTATATGAATACAACAGCAAGAGATATCTTGATAACTAGAAGGATATCAAAACCGTGCCAGAAGGTATTATTCACCTCAGTTTTAGGTTCATCAAATTTAGGTTTGTATGTTCTCCAGCCACCCATTCCCTTTCCAAAATCTTCGAATGCGGATTTGGGTGAGTAGGCTTTAGTATATCCAAGAAATGTTCCTCTGTTAAGAAGAGCTACAATGACTGGTGGAAAGAATGTAGCTATTAGGAGTACCATCTCAATCTTATCGATGAGATAGAATGGTACAATCATACCAGGTGCTATACCAGGATAAATAGCATAAACAAGACCCATACCAACAATAACCATTAGAGTAGGAGAAACTATAGGTCCCCAGTGAACTGGACTAGTATCAAAACTTTCAGTAAATATGTGACCATAACTAACACTGTCATTGCCACCATTATCACAATAGCCGTATGCATATGTCCATACCACAGCTGCCACTAAAGAGATTATGATTGCTACCCAAATATCAATGCAAACTATTAGGTAGTCACTGTTCCATTTCCTGCGATTTCCAAAAATGAGTGTTGTAATGTAGTGTATGAATGAGGTGAGAATTGGGAAACAGTTTTCACCAACGATATAGACAGGAGTATAATTCCAGTCAGCAGCATAGACTAGAGTcatattaataccaaaCACAAACCCAGATACAGCAATGGTACCATAAAAGGCAGTCAGATAACCCTTTTCACCACCTGCAACATATACAATAAGGAGTACCACATATGTAAGGAAGTTGAACCACTGGCATATTATGGAAGGAACAATGATGGAATAAAACTTGGCAATAGAAATGGCCTCTCTATAGGCATTATCGAACTTGTTCCAGGCCTCAACAAGCTTCTTGTATTGATTAGTTTCAATAGTAACACCCTGTTTGTAGGCATTTTCTTGTGCCTTGACATTGTTGAATTTCTGTTTGAGTCCACCCCAGTCACTACCATATTGATCTCTGGCATTCTGAGCTTTGGTATTTAAGTCcttaatattactaataccAGGGGCAGTTCCAAGTTGATTTAGGGCCTGTCGAAGAGTAGTAGGTTTAGTACCAGAACCAGGTTCATCATCTTCTCCAATGGCATCCTTGAGTAGTTCTTCAGGCTTATACACAGCATTGAAAGAATCCCACGCGGACAAAACTGAATTGTACTGAGATTGATAATCATTATATTCAGCTTCTTTTTGCCGAACCTTTTCGAATTTAGGTTTGACTAGGTCGTACTCAGTTCTAACAGCTTTGGCCAGACCAGTTAGTTGATGTCCACTAGCACCAGTAGCAAGTTGATTGAGAGCTTCCCGAAGAGTAGCAGGTTTACCAGAACCAGGAGGAGGTTCATCTTTATCACCGACAGCTTTGGCAAGATTTTCGGCACCCTTTTCATTACTACCAACTGCAATGTGTAGATCATTGGCTGCAGAATGTAATTTTCCAGCTAGAGCTCGGAGTGTTGTAGCCTTATGCTGAAGTACTTTAGCAGCATTTGGATCATCACCAGGATTTTTAACTGCATCGTTAAGTGCTTTGGCAGTAGTATGTAGTGTCTCTGCCAATTTTCGGAGCGTACCATCACTAGCACTTTTACCAGCTTTAACTCTAAATGCATCATCTCCACCAAAACCTTTTTGAAGTAGGTCAATTATGTTACCCATTAGCATACTTGGAAGACACCAGAGTTCTAA from Theileria annulata chromosome 1, complete sequence, *** SEQUENCING IN PROGRESS *** harbors:
- a CDS encoding Tpr-related protein family member, putative (Tap349e08.q2ks7.cand.42 - score = 54.93;~10 probable transmembrane helices predicted for TA06975 by TMHMM2.0 at aa 21-43, 376-398, 405-427, 437-459, 471-493, 534-556, 563-585, 625-647, 667-689 and 693-715) — protein: MANTCTGSGCEKPAGAGVDGCGLLISAYVLAGLAMMLNIRLSYSSAPYALIRFKLPENLFSVFVRRMASALELWCLPSMLMGNIIDLLQKGFGGDDAFRVKAGKSASDGTLRKLAETLHTTAKALNDAVKNPGDDPNAAKVLQHKATTLRALAGKLHSAANDLHIAVGSNEKGAENLAKAVGDKDEPPPGSGKPATLREALNQLATGASGHQLTGLAKAVRTEYDLVKPKFEKVRQKEAEYNDYQSQYNSVLSAWDSFNAVYKPEELLKDAIGEDDEPGSGTKPTTLRQALNQLGTAPGISNIKDLNTKAQNARDQYGSDWGGLKQKFNNVKAQENAYKQGVTIETNQYKKLVEAWNKFDNAYREAISIAKFYSIIVPSIICQWFNFLTYVVLLIVYVAGGEKGYLTAFYGTIAVSGFVFGINMTLVYAADWNYTPVYIVGENCFPILTSFIHYITTLIFGNRRKWNSDYLIVCIDIWVAIIISLVAAVVWTYAYGYCDNGGNDSVSYGHIFTESFDTSPVHWGPIVSPTLMVIVGMGLVYAIYPGIAPGMIVPFYLIDKIEMVLLIATFFPPVIVALLNRGTFLGYTKAYSPKSAFEDFGKGMGGWRTYKPKFDEPKTEVNNTFWHGFDILLVIKISLAVVFIYSLHYRDSNISRSIINQPKMSTALSITFYMCHEILLALGFAGVIANNGGTYVVLPAQYVGALFMIFLAFYSEGYIIEYKSHDPAHWPIECMTKWNLLYILHYLQII
- a CDS encoding uncharacterized protein (Tap349e08.q2ks7.C.cand.80 - score = 119.92); translated protein: MILRRQIPPWEISSRNTYRKWKNNKTNGHFKLFLNSFKSFNNCVNTTQITAISEKNCINELKRGISVNLEEVCIRLQQLSNPVNFGKKNINQLLTQLINKVDEVISYISVDSLFKFLVSYSKVVNSLVYINNDSHILVKNGLKISNIGLFKKLFNVLQTEKFEINRHNIIQLIDSYVRLCVGYSQDSETFCNIYKRSVNLIVSGKIKISQPDFDKLLLLFDRMGLYDRAFIEFYSRVLCKYFDNFTQDQFGNFCRYLSKLPYVQKKPIITHINTLSSNNGMNSSNNVDGFKCVKKLPYSYVIRLLNRRNYDYKVKIDYSTSISTDREREVLKDWDFRNSKFVKFLDKKLPYCLHQFTYYNLIDVAEMYYVYGIKSEILPRFASEIWKYLYTLKYGYTIKALIVLGNLGLGDGLTYGRLIRNIPSSLAFNWPPELIAEALITCGSLNIQMFNYSGIYIADLSLYNKLSQYLERRVMYFKDPKLICRIFEALSIAKVPQYGLYYQLLTLLESFPNWLHLKHIIQISKSTMLVGMFEKRLFRVLISKLDEVKECSVSEIVPIIVLSKEIVMDSEDSKNFYAFILRYISGINGSVELELDELMDLLNGLVTIQVKTKEIEQIILKTIGNNNKRVGRLETHHLLRLIEYMSILGKVESKELLSVITGFVSEDLQKFNESEVSTLIWDLIAIGVELNDETLLKVVKRFNQLRPMNNKTHLLTVVSMLVRMSEMNDKVWKDFLKIVEGYKDFSWSKSQENINIIKSVANTIKDSETFVKQFPYTIDITALYSNIDSINIPKAIKPLNNYEKEENLITKSNDCRNDMALFYYNSDENPFILHLNPDGTHEHYFNFYCQTRKKILQNLGWKDTLIFTPNK
- a CDS encoding Tpr-related protein family member, putative (Tap349e08.q2ks7.cand.43 - score = 18.61;~10 probable transmembrane helices predicted for TA06980 by TMHMM2.0 at aa 26-48, 113-135, 147-169, 184-201, 213-235, 255-277, 289-311, 355-377, 398-420 and 424-446) produces the protein MTVQTEKKYEQDHGFSTGDLQTAAYMFAGLAMMLNIRLSYSAAPFALLRFKLPENLFSVFVRTTSSALELWCLPSMTIGNIMEQVYINYFRDKDAGKKDSDVSDGTKVSKWYWIVIPSIITNWLNFLTFVILLIIYVTGGDQGHLTCYYWIMAISGFVFGINMVLVYAVDYRYLAFYMAGENSFPMVTSLILYFATSIFGNRRKYNSDYLVVLIDISISIAIALVASVLWTIAFWQYRAPKASRDSPNKEVTSPVLLVLVGMGLVYSIYPGIAPGMIVPFHLIDKIEMVLLILTTFPPLIFAFTTKYAPNWSPKTKFVFHSPSKMGFGGWKQYQLHVDKTYAQGECDENEPTVYGWLWHFFDILAPLQIILAVIFIYSIHYRDSNISRSIVNQPKMSTFLTIIFYMCHEIMLATGFPGLVCNNGVTWVLLPTQWVGALLMVFLAFYSIGYITEYKRHDPSEWPTDGMTWWNSVCYWLKMASKITNKNFKQLFTTDLRRLTIYYK
- a CDS encoding uncharacterized protein (Tap349e08.q2ks7.C.cand.80 - score = 119.92), with protein sequence MKKVKKTKPSKAKGHSKQKNVKFADYDEEISEDDIDIDDFPNNNNVKNNKTGKKNKKHECGELWHYIYDNESDNEDNDNDLIDSQDKENEKDIENDEDGDKVDRNGVMYDRLEDSVDISGNLLDFDQVEELSSSYDWITKSRESNEQYKALIKKFKQIDKEVPQILTSESQSRLKRIERKAQYESTKRFLTKKWAPIVKEIRKSDNIVYGSEHRSEPTVSTICTNFAPETELEKELNSVGDELETKMDNTALVRAIISREQKKNKRINRIKSKRWHKRQKQRDLQMAAKLLGKIDDPELATEIKNTFERKRAEKRILRKKEAQSKWAKMALRYGGKDLLPLITSQQNDLKQNYDLIDQTIKENEDDSSDQNDDDSVEGDDDHSVDNENEDSIPQYYCTVHLYNCLVPIPNKGLFNLTFMKNAIQNQREQLNNEDESVGDSDQEDKDSEVKSDDELDYKILVNNEGIEVDEQINKFNNLKKDKDISNIKLEEIYDKEELEREEKELMKISYKDQFDSFKLDQDKTSETIRSVGYTRANFTSPLNNTSNIPAENNRPETTNIVDKNLNKKLNVAKRSNNTSKEISVDKCVDKLGKDNELDNLINELKVDENEKNKEFVKQMFITRPDEEDYLEDEEDEEEKKKVTNMAGWGSWTGHNIINGDNKSNNTENNESKVKKKSRVKINTKKDPKLSKYYIHKLEHPYTSRNEYNSNMEIPIGPEWNTLNMHQKLIKPKKMVKIGSVIMPLGLEKILSKTELMLDYNVLQNNIIY